The proteins below are encoded in one region of Triticum aestivum cultivar Chinese Spring chromosome 1B, IWGSC CS RefSeq v2.1, whole genome shotgun sequence:
- the LOC123086813 gene encoding wall-associated receptor kinase 2 → MLTAFLLLLAAAAAATETPERVVVAHGCQSSCGGVDIRYPFGIGVGAGGRDCFREGFEIDCVYDGPVLANTTLRVVQLSVDPAESLVMLPVGRMCYNATDPRRAEEYSHGETLMNKHGVYRFSSARNMLVVLGCNTMGTIGSDKTTRLVDGYSYYLGCMNFCNSSASAQDGQCASLGCCHVDIPPGLTHNYFRFREYDHTSMMDYSPCDYAFLVDRTNYTFRRSDLLRDTLRTSPVWLDWAIRGAGDDSVSLSCAQANKTKEYACLSNQSYCVDATNGPGYNCNCSEGYEGNAYLVAGCTNIDECADSNKYPCKGVCRDTQGSYQCTCPPGYGSDDPKTQRCTPKFPPAAQICIGVIGGILAITLVAFIIIIRKEKRKTREFYEKNGGLTLEKAKVIKLFKMEELKPILKSSNVIGKGGFGEVYKGVLDNVLVAVKKPIGRNVQENKQFANEVIIQSQVIHKNIVRLIGCCLEVDSPLLVYEFISKGSMHDILHEFREPLNLDVRLSIVLESAHGLAYMHSQAHTKILHGDVKPANILLDDNFVPKISDFGISRLIAVDKEHTANIIGDMSYMDPVYLQTGLLTEKSDVYSFGVVILEVISRKKATHADNNNLVTSFLESHKEGKKATELFDQEIAGAGNLELLDTLAGIAVECLSLDVDQRPSMTDVVAHLLTLSRLRVL, encoded by the exons ATGTTGACTGCCTTCTTGCtgctcctggcggcggcggcggccgccaccGAGACGCCCGAGCGCGTCGTCGTGGCTCATGGCTGTCAGAGCAGCTGCGGCGGCGTGGACATCCGCTACCCCTTCGGCATCGGCGTCGGCGCCGGCGGCCGCGACTGCTTCCGCGAGGGCTTTGAGATCGACTGCGTCTACGACGGCCCCGTGCTCGCCAACACGACCCTTCGGGTGGTGCAGCTGTCCGTGGATCCCGCCGAGTCGCTGGTGATGCTCCCCGTCGGGCGGATGTGCTACAACGCCACCGACCCGCGCCGCGCCGAGGAGTACAGCCATGGCGAGACGCTGATGAACAAGCACGGCGTGTACCGCTTCTCCAGCGCGCGCAACATGCTCGTCGTCCTCGGCTGCAACACCATGGGCACCATCGGGAGCGACAAGACCACGCGCCTCGTCGACGGCTACTCCTACTACCTCGGGTGCATGAACTTCTGCAACAGCTCGGCCAGCGCGCAGGACGGGCAGTGCGCCAGCCTCGGGTGCTGCCACGTCGACATCCCGCCGGGGCTCACCCACAACTACTTCAGGTTCCGGGAGTACGACCACACCAGCATGATGGACTACAGCCCATGCGACTACGCCTTCCTCGTCGACAGGACCAACTACACCTTCCGGCGCTCCGACCTCCTCAGGGACACCCTCCGGACCTCGCCGGTGTGGCTGGACTGGGCCATccgtggcgccggcgacgactccgTCTCATTATCGTGTGCCCAAGCCAACAAGACCAAGGAGTACGCCTGCCTGAGCAATCAGAGCTACTGCGTCGACGCCACCAATGGGCCTGGCTACAATTGTAACTGCTCCGAAGGCTATGAGGGCAACGCCTACCTTGTCGCCGGATGCACCA ATATAGATGAATGTGCAGATTCAAACAAATATCCTTGCAAAGGTGTATGCAGGGACACCCAAGGATCTTACCAATGCACCTGCCCTCCGGGTTATGGGAGCGATGACCCAAAAACTCAACGCTGTACTCCAAAGTTCCCACCCGCTGCACAAATTTGCATAG GTGTGATAGGTGGTATTCTTGCCATCACATTGGTGGCATTCATCATTATTATTCGAAAAGAGAAGCGGAAGACTAGAGAGTTCTACGAGAAAAATGGTGGACTTACCTTGGAGAAGGCTAAAGTTATTAAGCTTTTTAAAATGGAGGAGCTCAAGCCAATTTTAAAGAGCAGCAATGTAATTGGAAAAGGTGGCTTTGGTGAAGTTTATAAGGGGGTTCTTGATAATGTACTTGTCGCGGTAAAGAAACCAATTGGTCGTAATGTGCAGGAGAACAAGCAATTTGCAAATGAAGTCATCATCCAATCTCAAGTCATCCACAAGAACATCGTTAGGCTCATTGGTTGTTGCCTAGAAGTGGATAGCCCCCTGCTAGTGTATGAGTTCATTTCCAAAGGAAGCATGCATGACATTCTTCACGAGTTTAGGGAGCCTCTCAACTTGGATGTGCGTCTAAGCATTGTCTTAGAATCAGCACATGGTCTAGCTTATATGCATTCACAAGCCCATACCAAAATCCTGCACGGTGATGTTAAACCAGCAAACATACTCTTGGATGACAACTTTGTACCAAAGATCTCAGACTTCGGCATATCGAGGTTGATTGCAGTAGACAAGGAACATACTGCCAACATAATTGGTGACATGAGTTATATGGATCCAGTATACCTACAAACAGGCCTCTTGACTGAGAAAAGTGATGTCTATAGTTTTGGAGTTGTCATCTTAGAGGTCATTAGCAGGAAGAAGGCCACTCATGCTGACAATAACAACTTAGTGACGAGTTTTCTCGAGTCCCACAAAGAAGGAAAGAAAGCAACCGAGTTGTTTGATCAGGAAATTGCAGGAGCAGGAAATTTGGAGCTTCTTGACACTCTGGCAGGAATCGCCGTGGAATGTCTTAGCCTTGATGTGGATCAAAGACCATCGATGACAGATGTTGTGGCGCACCTTCTCACATTGAGTAGATTACGTGTGTTGTAA